Within the Armatimonadota bacterium genome, the region ACTAGCACGAACAACTGTTGGACGACCGCTCGCCTGACAATGTTCACGAGTTTCAGGTCGAGCCCCAGTTTCAACCGGGACAGCAACTGAAACGCTTCGGCGGTGCTGATGCGCCTTGCGTACTTCAAAACTCCGTAGGCGCGGGAAGCCGCATCCGCAATTCCCTCTCCATCTACATTCAACAGTTGATTACGTGCTTCGCGTTCCGCCGCAACGAGGAATTTCACCGTTGAGTCCACTCTGCTGACGATCTCATCCTCTGACGGACCGAGCGCAAAACGGTTACTAACCTGAAAAACGTCCCCGGCGCTTTCCGACCCTTCGCCGTAGAGTCCGCGGACCGCCACGCCCATGTTGGCGGCCCCGCGCAGCGTCTCGTCGCGCTTGCCAATGAGTTGAAGGCCGGGCAGATGAAGCATCGCGGATGCGCGCAGACCGGTGCCGACGTTCGCGAGATGCGTCGTCAGATAGCCGTAACGCGGCGAGTAGCACCACGGGAGATGGCCGGCCAGCCAATCGTCCAGTGCGTCCAGGATGCGCCACGCTTCACGCACATCGCGCCCGGGCAGAAAACACTGCATCCGTACGTGGTCTTCCTCGTTGATCATCACGCTGAGCGTCCCGGTGGGGCTGATGATGCCCAGTCGGTGCTCCGGGTACTCCGCCATTCCGGTGCTCACGAGGTGGCGCTCAACCAACGTGCGCCTGGCAACCTCATTCAGCGAGGCTACGTGGGCGATCCGGAAATCCGCGAAATCCTGGGAAGCCTCAAATGGAGCGCTGCATGTTTCGGCGACTGCCGCCAGCTCCTGAAGTGTTGCCCGGCCGGGAAAGGGAGCCGTCGCGACATTGCGCGCCAGGCGCATACGCGTGGTGAAAACGACATCGCCCTCTGGCCCGCGCGTCGAAACCCACGCAGG harbors:
- a CDS encoding ATP--guanido phosphotransferase, producing MIRLTDEAAVSLMPAWVSTRGPEGDVVFTTRMRLARNVATAPFPGRATLQELAAVAETCSAPFEASQDFADFRIAHVASLNEVARRTLVERHLVSTGMAEYPEHRLGIISPTGTLSVMINEEDHVRMQCFLPGRDVREAWRILDALDDWLAGHLPWCYSPRYGYLTTHLANVGTGLRASAMLHLPGLQLIGKRDETLRGAANMGVAVRGLYGEGSESAGDVFQVSNRFALGPSEDEIVSRVDSTVKFLVAAEREARNQLLNVDGEGIADAASRAYGVLKYARRISTAEAFQLLSRLKLGLDLKLVNIVRRAVVQQLFVLVRPASLQAISGMALRPEQRDRARADLVREALTSGK